One segment of Gammaproteobacteria bacterium DNA contains the following:
- a CDS encoding RMD1 family protein — translation MLQFNNDETLIVRAHHIADRLRIRSSELGEVVADYPLTIQVNNHGYVILFRYGSVVFFNLDIDEEKDLLEKIGAFSRANLDEPEAEQQLVTIDPNRAEGMYQDALNLKSFDLEQMQILAEILAKSVALAYYERLVADVINRVEPLATNLQQKGRSGVNSKALLKQVGASLAVEHKMLGRVEVNEKPELLWDRPDLERNYLRLEDEYELQERHTALEQKLNLITRTAETLLELMRHRSTHRVEWYITILIIIEIIITLSNLH, via the coding sequence ATGCTTCAGTTTAACAACGACGAAACACTCATTGTCAGAGCCCACCATATCGCAGATCGGCTACGCATACGCAGCAGTGAACTGGGAGAGGTTGTCGCGGACTATCCCTTAACTATACAGGTTAACAATCATGGTTATGTTATCCTTTTCCGCTACGGTTCCGTTGTCTTTTTTAATCTCGATATTGACGAGGAAAAAGACCTGTTGGAAAAAATTGGCGCTTTTTCTCGTGCTAACCTTGACGAACCGGAAGCCGAACAACAGCTCGTTACCATAGACCCAAATCGTGCAGAGGGCATGTATCAGGACGCTCTCAACCTGAAAAGTTTCGATCTGGAGCAAATGCAGATCTTGGCTGAGATACTTGCGAAGAGTGTTGCCCTGGCATACTACGAGCGACTCGTGGCCGACGTCATCAATCGCGTGGAGCCTCTCGCCACCAATCTGCAACAAAAAGGGCGTAGCGGTGTTAACAGCAAAGCCCTACTAAAACAAGTTGGCGCCAGCCTCGCTGTCGAGCACAAAATGCTTGGTCGTGTAGAAGTTAATGAAAAACCCGAGCTGCTATGGGACAGACCCGATCTCGAACGCAATTATTTGCGCCTGGAAGACGAATACGAATTGCAGGAACGGCATACCGCCCTCGAACAGAAACTGAACCTGATCACGCGCACCGCCGAAACTTTGCTCGAACTCATGCGTCATCGCAGCACCCATCGGGTGGAATGGTATATAACCATACTCATAATCATTGAAATCATCATCACCCTATCTAATTTGCATTAG
- a CDS encoding diguanylate cyclase, with protein MSLSIRLKTGLPVAILAIVILLLLFVGGLALSHSQAHSEQLIDWFEEGGKINQLDRHSTELLFPLSVFVMGQHQEHHKFQRQQAQEQLNQLNITLDSLLKQEHMVEEERKKISNIAKHLEAINAVATQILQLQLPKEHDIGMNLIDKIVNLHIAPMHKELERWHSQDMQRVYHIQNSNSLRMQDYFMYASALALLTIILVGYATWVNHNVIIKPVIRIKQMAEKLAGGNLKDRLNFNTKDEIGQLATNIDVMANSMDKMSVQLGQIARVDDLTGLLNQRACDEIITHHTQAGRRYEHYFSILILDIDNFKSVNEKYGRSAGDDTLVKFANIATEQLRECDFMFRIGGEKFLIMLPNTDKTDSENAAERLRKTMLDTSVEVDRKKVKVSLSIGIASFPEDGLEKDELLRKAEQALIQAKSTGRNQTVAFHNPLLL; from the coding sequence GTGAGCCTCAGTATACGACTCAAAACCGGTCTACCGGTCGCAATCCTTGCGATAGTCATACTATTACTGCTTTTTGTAGGGGGATTAGCACTATCGCATTCACAGGCACACTCTGAACAATTAATCGACTGGTTCGAGGAAGGCGGCAAGATCAACCAGCTAGACCGCCATTCCACTGAACTTCTTTTCCCACTTTCTGTATTCGTCATGGGCCAGCATCAGGAACACCACAAGTTTCAAAGACAGCAAGCACAGGAACAGCTTAATCAACTTAACATCACTCTGGACTCACTGCTCAAACAAGAGCATATGGTCGAAGAAGAACGAAAAAAAATATCAAACATCGCGAAACACCTTGAAGCAATCAATGCCGTCGCGACGCAAATCCTGCAACTACAACTACCAAAAGAACACGACATCGGGATGAACCTCATCGACAAAATTGTGAATTTACACATTGCTCCGATGCACAAAGAACTCGAACGATGGCATAGCCAGGATATGCAACGTGTTTATCATATCCAAAACTCAAACAGTCTACGCATGCAAGACTACTTTATGTACGCAAGTGCCTTGGCTTTACTTACAATCATACTGGTTGGATACGCGACTTGGGTTAACCATAATGTAATCATAAAACCGGTAATTCGAATCAAGCAAATGGCTGAGAAACTTGCTGGTGGCAATCTAAAGGATCGGCTTAATTTCAATACCAAAGATGAAATCGGTCAGCTGGCAACCAATATTGACGTTATGGCAAACTCTATGGACAAAATGTCCGTTCAGCTTGGCCAAATTGCGCGCGTAGATGATCTAACCGGGCTACTTAATCAGCGAGCCTGTGACGAAATCATAACCCATCATACCCAGGCTGGGCGTCGATACGAACACTACTTCAGTATTTTGATTCTCGACATCGATAATTTTAAAAGTGTAAATGAAAAGTACGGACGTTCTGCTGGTGACGATACACTTGTAAAATTTGCAAACATTGCCACTGAGCAACTCAGAGAATGTGATTTTATGTTCCGCATAGGGGGAGAAAAATTTCTGATTATGCTCCCGAATACAGACAAAACTGATAGTGAAAATGCAGCTGAAAGATTGCGAAAAACCATGTTGGATACCAGCGTGGAAGTTGATAGAAAAAAAGTAAAAGTAAGCCTTAGTATCGGCATTGCATCCTTTCCTGAGGATGGCCTGGAAAAAGACGAACTTTTGCGCAAGGCCGAGCAGGCACTTATTCAGGCAAAGAGTACCGGACGCAACCAAACCGTTGCCTTCCACAATCCCCTGCTGTTGTAG